The Christiangramia salexigens genome includes the window ACGGATAGTGACTACAGATGCATCTAATCCAACGCCAGATAACTGGGTAGATTTTATCCCCGAAACCGAGAATGTACTTAGCCCATCAACAGGAGGAGGATATTTCTTTGCCGAGTATATGGTAGATGCGATCTCTAAGGTAAAGCAATATGACTACTCTGGAAAGCTCGTAAGAGAAGTAGAGCTTCCGGGATTAGGTTCTGCAGGGGGATTTGGAGCAAAAAAGGAGGAAAAGGTATTGTATTATTCTTTTACTAATTATGTTACACCGGGAACCATCTATAAATATGATATAGAAGCTGGCACCTCTGAAGTTTATAACAAACCCAAAATAGATTTCAATCCTGAAGATTATAAAAGTGAACAGGTATTCTTCAATTCCAAGGACGGCACAAAAATACCAATGATCATTACTTATAAAAAAGGAACTGAACTTAATGGTAAGAACCCTACCATGCTTTACGGTTACGGAGGGTTTAATATTAGTCTTACCCCTGGATTCAGCACTGCGATGAGCGTTTGGCTGGAACAAGGAGGAATCTACGCAGTACCTAATTTAAGAGGTGGTGGTGAATATGGAAAAGAATGGCATGATGCAGGGATTAAAATGAAAAAACAGAATGTTTTTGATGATTTCATTTCGGCTGCAGAATACCTTATCGATAATAAATACACTTCAAAAGATTATCTGGCTATTCGGGGAGGGTCAAATGGAGGTTTATTGGTAGGGGCTACCATGACACAGCGCCCCGACCTCATGAAGGTTGCTCTCCCTGCAGTTGGAGTTATGGATATGCTTAGATATCACACTTTTACCGCTGGTGCAGGATGGGCTTATGACTATGGTACTGCCGAAGACAGTAAGGAAATGTTCCAGTACCTATATGATTACTCCCCTGTTCATAATATCAAAGAAGGTGTAGAATATCCGGCTACAATGGTCACTACAGGTGATCATGATGATCGTGTGGTTCCTGCACACTCCTTTAAATTCGCAGCAGAACTGCAGGAAAAGCACTCAGGAAATGAACCTGTAATTATCAGGATAGAGACTAAAGCGGGTCATGGTGCAGGTAAGCCAACCAGTATGATCATAGATGAATATGCAGACATATTCGGATTTACTTTATACAATATGGGTTATAAAACCTTACCTTCAGAAACAGAAAAAGAGATAAAAGGGTAAATCCATATCCATTTATATAATAAAGGCACGGAATGATTTCCGTGCTTTTTTATTCCCTGTTATTTGTTATAACTTTCACCCATCCGATTCTACTGTTATGCTGAAACTTAAAAATGTGACATTCGCCTATGCTTCAGAACCTATTCTGAAAAATCTGAATTTCAGCATTGATGAAGGTCAAATTGTTT containing:
- a CDS encoding prolyl oligopeptidase family serine peptidase, with the translated sequence MKKMITFIMVAGLLSSCNDDQKTTETIALNYPETKKVDTITDYFGTKVKDPYRWLENDRSEETGNWVEAQNKVTFNYLEQIPYRSKLKERLTRLWDYEKLSAPFTEGDYIYYFKNDGLQDQSVLYRRKGETGEARIFLNPNKFSEDGTTSLAGMSFSKDGSKVAYAISEGGSDWRKVIVMNAEDKKVLGDTIKDVKFSGLSWKGNEGFYYSSYDKPDGSELSAKTDQHKLYYHKLGTSQSNDKLVFGGTPDQKRRYVGGSVTEDNRYLIISARNSTSGGELYLMDLQEKNPKLVTILDNFETDSYVIENEGSKLFIVTNLDAPNKRIVTTDASNPTPDNWVDFIPETENVLSPSTGGGYFFAEYMVDAISKVKQYDYSGKLVREVELPGLGSAGGFGAKKEEKVLYYSFTNYVTPGTIYKYDIEAGTSEVYNKPKIDFNPEDYKSEQVFFNSKDGTKIPMIITYKKGTELNGKNPTMLYGYGGFNISLTPGFSTAMSVWLEQGGIYAVPNLRGGGEYGKEWHDAGIKMKKQNVFDDFISAAEYLIDNKYTSKDYLAIRGGSNGGLLVGATMTQRPDLMKVALPAVGVMDMLRYHTFTAGAGWAYDYGTAEDSKEMFQYLYDYSPVHNIKEGVEYPATMVTTGDHDDRVVPAHSFKFAAELQEKHSGNEPVIIRIETKAGHGAGKPTSMIIDEYADIFGFTLYNMGYKTLPSETEKEIKG